One segment of Polyodon spathula isolate WHYD16114869_AA chromosome 20, ASM1765450v1, whole genome shotgun sequence DNA contains the following:
- the LOC121295252 gene encoding ras-related protein Rab-9B has translation MSGKSLLLKVILLGDGGVGKSSLMNRYVTNKFDSQSFHTIGVEFLNRDLEVNGRFVTLQIWDTAGQERFKSLRTPFYRGADCCLLTFSVDDHQSFENLGCWKKEFIFYSDVKEPERFPFVILGNKVDKSERQVTPEEAQVWCLENGSYPYFETSAKDDTNVEVAFEEAVRQVLAVEEQLEHSILGNTIDLHGNRKASSSSCC, from the coding sequence ATGAGTGGAAAGTCGCTGCTGCTGAAAGTGATCTTGCTGGGGGACGGCGGGGTGGGGAAGAGCTCCCTGATGAATAGGTACGTCACAAACAAGTTCGACTCGCAGTCCTTCCACACCATTGGCGTGGAGTTCCTGAACCGGGACCTGGAGGTGAACGGGCGCTTCGTCACACTGCAGATCTGGGACACGGCGGGGCAGGAGCGATTCAAGAGCCTGCGTACTCCATTCTACCGCGGGGCCGACTGCTGCCTGCTCACCTTCAGCGTGGACGACCACCAGAGCTTCGAGAACCTGGGCTGCTGGAAGAAAGAGTTTATCTTCTACTCTGACGTGAAGGAGCCGGAGAGATTCCCCTTTGTCATCCTGGGGAACAAAGTGGACAAGAGCGAGAGGCAGGTAACCCCAGAGGAAGCCCAGGTCTGGTGCCTGGAAAATGGCAGCTACCCCTATTTCGAAACGAGCGCCAAGGATGATACAAATGTGGAGGTGGCGTTTGAAGAGGCTGTGAGGCAGGTGCTGGCTGTGGAGGAGCAGCTGGAGCACTCCATTCTGGGCAACACCATTGACCTCCATGGCAACCGCAAGGCTTCCTCTTCTTCCTGCTGCTGA
- the LOC121295164 gene encoding proteolipid protein DM alpha-like: protein MGCYECCVKCLGGIPYASLFATLLCFSGVALFCGCGHQALTETERLIETYFSRNLQDYNSLAYIIVYFQYIIYGTASFFFLYCIILLAEGFYTTSAIKETFGNFRSTFCGRCLSTMFIAVTYLLAVIWLLVFACAALPVYIFYNMSSTCQTITILSETSSGLNQLCVDTRQYGVLPWNATPGKVCGMTLVAVCKTKEFDMTFDLYIAAFAGAGATLVALLTYMMSTTYNFAVLKFLGRQGICTRC, encoded by the exons ATGG GTTGTTACGAATGCTGTGTGAAATGCTTGGGCGGGATTCCCTATGCCTCTCTCTTCGCCACCCTGCTCTGCTTTAGTGGGGTGGCTCTGTTCTGCGGCTGTGGGCACCAGGCACTGACTGAGACAGAGCGGCTCATTGAGACCTACTTCTCTCGAAACCTGCAGGACTACAACTCACTGGCCTATAT AATCGTGTATTTCCAGTATATTATCTATGGGACTGCTTCTTTCTTCTTCCTGTACTGCATCATCCTGCTGGCAGAGGGCTTCTACACCACCAGTGCTATCAAGGAGACATTTGGAAACTTCAGGTCCACCTTCTGTGGGAGATGCCTGAGCACCATG TTTATTGCAGTGACCTACCTGCTTGCAGTGATCTGGCTTCTGGTGTTTGCCTGTGCTGCACTGCCTGTCTATATTTTCTACAACATGTCGTCAACCTGCCAGACCATTACCATCCTGTCTGAGACCAGCTCAGGACTCAACCAGCTCTGTGTGGACACCAGGCAATACG gTGTCTTGCCCTGGAACGCTACACCTGGAAAAGTCTGTGGGATGACACTGGTAGCTGTTTGTAAAACTAAAGAG TTTGACATGACCTTTGACCTGTATATAGCAGCCTTTGCAGGGGCCGGAGCGACTCTTGTTGCACTG CTCACCTACATGATGTCCACAACCTATAACTTTGCTGTGCTGAAGTTTCTGGGGCGCCAGGGTATCTGCACTAGGTGCTAG
- the LOC121295385 gene encoding protocadherin-20-like translates to MDYRKHFKMDWARILQNCIGVLLLAHLVSSESVSEVTFSVKEEEDAGVSIGNIQQHLFPLALGGDALTYKLLENNLYVTLDEMTGFLYTTKHKLDREILCLPDHLGDCVLQLSAIVMPDKYFKMIKVNIDIEDINDNAPYFLENNISLSISENTPVGTAIGIDHLALDKDTGINSMLTYQLENSDGFFSIALKGESLSVIIEKLLDRESLDVHQMKLIATDGGHPSLSGTAALNVQVEDANDNCPVFSSSEPITVTIPENAAADSIVAQVHATDADLGSNADIIYFYSPRVSAASRVLFSLDPSSGIITFSGVVEKETPPEHKLSVFANSPPCPPALAVVTVYLSKDTNQQPATDISYIASLDNDDVVLKENVPVNTAIALLDIIDPHNIKVSLNIEGDVPFILKPHQGKYLLLTSKPLDFELDKQYNVFVVAQEANQKSVFHKRFIRIRVNDVNDNAPRFSQRSFEASIEENNGLDTPLIRLTAIDADSDQNGQVVYSLGPDAPPMFVINTSTGELTVSSVLDREQQDLYNFTVVAADQGTPSLETVTTVLIRVLDQNDNRPLFITSEFTFFIPENFPRLGEVAVINVTDADMGPNGKVMVSILNSTIPFVMDNARGTLRCSSDIDRETADIHEIWIVAVDGGNPALSTTAKVTIFVLDINDNPPKVLLPKNNFSCLPIPASTAPGTTVAEIYAVDMDAGMNSVISYKIIGKEAPGPSPFKIDFLTGNITLQEKLLTNHYGMHHLFIQVSDGGLPKPLQSTIWINLFVNETLSPCVLNTVPEVFFQEQPLEMQNLCGSELSEIQCSPLTLFVGLAMMTASLIFFAGGMYMFRKATSSLRNVNRPAHEDSEIPLKLNQIYGTRDWVDVQ, encoded by the coding sequence AACTGCATTGGCGTGCTCCTGCTGGCCCACTTGGTCTCCAGTGAGTCAGTTTCTGAAGTTACATTCAGTGTCAAGGAGGAAGAAGATGCCGGCGTTTCTATTGGGAACATTCAGCAGCATCTCTTCCCTCTGGCATTGGGTGGAGACGCATTAACTTATAAGCTCTTGGAGAACAATCTATATGTCACCCTGGATGAGATGACTGGGTTCCTGTACACAACCAAACACAAACTTGACAGAGAAATCCTGTGTCTGCCCGACCACTTGGGTGACTGTGTGCTGCAATTAAGTGCTATTGTTATGcctgataaatattttaaaatgattaaagtcAATATAGACATAGAAGACATTAATGACAATGCACCCTACTTTCTGGAGAACAATATTTCCCTGTCAATATCCGAGAACACCCCAGTGGGAACAGCAATTGGAATTGACCATTTGGCCCTTGATAAAGACACCGGGATTAACAGCATGCTCACTTACCAACTTGAAAACAGCGATGGGTTTTTCAGTATAGCACTAAAGGGGGAGTCACTTTCTGTCATCATTGAGAAGCTTTTGGACCGGGAATCTCTGGATGTTCACCAAATGAAACTCATAGCTACCGATGGAGGGCATCCATCTTTATCTGGAACTGCTGCTTTGAATGTCCAGGTAGAAGATGCCAATGATAACTGTCCAGTGTTCTCTTCATCAGAACCCATCACGGTCACTATTCCTGAAAATGCAGCCGCAGATAGCATAGTGGCACAGGTTCATGCAACTGATGCAGATCTCGGCTCTAACgctgacattatttatttctacagCCCTCGAGTTTCTGCTGCATCTAGGGTATTGTTCAGTTTGGACCCATCTTCTGGCATTATCACTTTCTCGGGGGTTGTAGAGAAGGAGACACCTCCTGAACACAAACTAAGTGTGTTCGCAAACAGTCCCCCCTGCCCTCCAGCACTAGCAGTTGTAACAGTTTATTTAAGTAAGGATACAAATCAACAACCAGCGACAGACATCAGCTACATCGCAAGTCTGGATAATGATGATGTTGTGTTAAAGGAGAATGTACCTGTGAACACGGCAATTGCCCTTTTGGATATAATTGACCCACATAATATTAAAGTCTCACTTAACATCGAAGGAGATgtccctttcattttaaaaccacacCAAGGGAAGTATTTGCTGCTGACATCAAAGCCACTCGACTTTGAACTTgataaacaatacaatgtttttgttgttgcacaAGAGGCCAACCAAAAGAGTGTTTTCCACAAACGGTTCATCCGAATCCGAGTAAATGATGTGAATGATAATGCTCCAAGGTTTTCCCAAAGATCCTTTGAAGCTTCCATTGAAGAGAACAATGGGCTAGATACTCCTTTGATCAGACTAACTGCAATAGATGCAGATAGTGACCAAAACGGACAGGTGGTATACAGCCTAGGCCCAGATGCACCACCCATGTTTGTGATTAACACATCAACAGGTGAGCTCACAGTGTCTTCAGTACTAGACCGGGAACAACAGGATCTTTACAATTTCACTGTGGTTGCTGCTGACCAGGGTACTCCATCTTTAGAAACCGTAACCACTGTCCTGATCAGAGTTCTGGACCAAAACGATAACAGACCACTGTTCATTACCAGCGAGTTTACCTTCTTCATTCCAGAGAACTTCCCCCGCCTCGGGGAGGTGGCCGTTATTAATGTGACTGATGCAGACATGGGGCCTAATGGTAAAGTGATGGTTTCCATCCTAAACAGCACTATACCATTTGTGATGGACAATGCTAGAGGGACACTGCGTTGCTCTTCTGatatagacagagagacagcAGACATCCACGAAATTTGGATTGTGGCTGTAGACGGCGGGAATCCAGCCTTATCGACCACTGCCAAAGTGACCATCTTTGTTTTAGATATCAACGACAACCCTCCCAAGGTCCTCCTGCCCAAGAACAACTTCTCCTGCCTGCCAATTCCTGCAAGCACTGCTCCGGGGACAACTGTTGCTGAGATTTATGCTGTTGATATGGATGCTGGGATGAATTCAGTTATCAGCTACAAGATCATTGGAAAAGAAGCGCCTGGCCCCAGTCCCTTTAAGATTGATTTCTTGACCGGCAACATAACCCTTCAGGAAAAGCTTCTGACTAATCATTACGGCATGCACCACTTATTTATTCAAGTAAGCGATGGTGGATTACCCAAACCTCTACAATCGACCATTTGGATTAATCTTTTTGTGAATGAAACGTTAAGCCCTTGTGTTTTGAATACAGTCCCTGAAGTTTTTTTTCAAGAACAACCTCTAGAAATGCAAAACCTATGCGGAAGTGAGCTTTCTGAAATCCAGTGCTCACCATTAACGCTTTTTGTTGGTCTGGCAATGATGACAGCTTCCCTTATATTTTTCGCAGGAGGCATGTACATGTTTCGAAAAGCAACAAGCAGCTTGAGGAATGTGAACAGGCCTGCTCATGAGGATTCTGAAATCCCTTTAAAACTGAACCAAATCTATGGCACTAGAGACTGGGTTGATGTACAATAA